The Novipirellula caenicola genome includes a region encoding these proteins:
- a CDS encoding vWA domain-containing protein produces the protein MQATLKLVLPLAILIGFSQQMIPVVGAQGVTITIEKDKDKKSDSKTSDSKKKAPFSGTRPSVDVAILLDTSNSMDGLIGQAKSQLWNIVQEFAKAKKRGKTPLLRVAVFEYGNSGLPASEDYIRQVVKLTDDLDKVSEALFALRTNGGDEYCGAVIKEAIKRLDWSSEPNAYKAIFIAGNEPFTQGSVDYRSACKKAIGAGVVVNTIHCGDYQQGINGKWKDGADIAEGEYLNINQDEKVVHIKAPQDTIIIKLNNELNKTYLWYGSKSKRESYESNQALQDRNASGFGGLSIRAATKSSSLYRNVGRDLVDTYEEDEDAIAKIDVVELPEELQSLSPSERLKRVEAMSKRRAEIKAKLAELNKERQAYVAAEQAKLAEPSEEATFGDAFSGTVQKQLEASGFELEK, from the coding sequence ATGCAAGCGACTCTAAAGCTCGTGCTGCCGCTGGCGATTCTAATTGGCTTTAGCCAGCAAATGATTCCTGTCGTTGGCGCCCAAGGTGTCACGATCACGATCGAAAAAGACAAGGATAAAAAGTCGGATTCCAAAACGTCCGATTCGAAAAAGAAGGCTCCCTTTTCAGGGACTCGGCCTTCGGTCGACGTGGCAATACTGCTTGACACATCCAATTCGATGGACGGTTTGATCGGGCAAGCCAAAAGTCAACTTTGGAATATCGTGCAAGAATTCGCCAAAGCCAAGAAGCGAGGCAAAACGCCACTGCTTCGCGTCGCCGTGTTTGAGTATGGCAATTCAGGTTTGCCCGCCAGCGAAGATTACATCCGCCAAGTCGTGAAGCTGACCGATGATTTGGACAAGGTTTCCGAAGCGCTTTTCGCGCTCCGCACCAATGGCGGTGACGAGTATTGTGGCGCAGTGATCAAGGAAGCGATCAAGCGACTCGATTGGAGCAGCGAGCCGAACGCCTACAAAGCAATCTTCATCGCCGGTAACGAACCGTTCACGCAAGGCTCGGTTGATTACCGCTCGGCTTGTAAAAAGGCAATTGGTGCGGGCGTTGTCGTCAACACGATCCACTGTGGCGACTATCAACAAGGTATCAACGGGAAATGGAAAGACGGCGCCGATATTGCCGAAGGCGAGTATTTGAATATCAATCAGGATGAGAAGGTCGTGCACATCAAGGCACCGCAAGACACGATTATCATCAAACTCAATAACGAATTGAACAAAACGTATCTATGGTATGGATCCAAGAGCAAACGAGAGAGTTACGAATCAAATCAGGCATTGCAAGATCGCAATGCCAGTGGTTTCGGCGGTCTCAGTATCCGTGCCGCCACGAAATCCAGTTCACTGTATCGCAACGTGGGGCGTGATTTGGTCGACACTTATGAAGAAGATGAGGATGCGATTGCCAAGATCGACGTGGTAGAACTGCCTGAAGAACTTCAGTCGCTCTCGCCTTCCGAACGGCTCAAACGCGTCGAAGCGATGTCAAAACGTCGCGCCGAGATCAAGGCCAAGTTGGCGGAGTTGAACAAGGAGCGTCAAGCCTATGTCGCGGCCGAGCAAGCCAAGTTAGCTGAGCCATCCGAAGAGGCCACGTTCGGAGACGCGTTCTCGGGCACCGTGCAAAAGCAATTGGAAGCATCGGGTTTTGAACTCGAAAAATAG
- a CDS encoding DUF1559 domain-containing protein, producing MRYHPPNRRRRRAAFTLVELLVVIAIIGVLVALLLPAVQAAREAARRMSCSNNLKQIALAVHNYESTFKVIPAMTGSSSFSVQARVLPYIEQAGLSDLINFEEPLLVGPAWMARFNPKQRDAITSVVPTFLCPSDVGDPNFATVFADGSEGTCGGLSYMFSYGSGTDTHYDDRYRTDGMVWTDSWAGFRDCLDGTSNTVLIAETVLGDQTSGVSEATPEGPHRRIANWGSTTGNVAPNPGFLDDGTLISNPDLDTIYPARITSYSGNRGQSWIRGVPYATVINGYMTPNHRIPDIGIHGRGFFASRSYHSGGSMHAMLDGSIHFLTDSIDRDLYHALFSRDGREVVEVPK from the coding sequence ATGAGATATCACCCCCCAAATCGTCGCCGGCGCCGAGCCGCCTTCACCCTGGTTGAGCTGCTGGTGGTCATTGCGATCATCGGTGTCTTGGTGGCGCTATTATTGCCTGCGGTGCAAGCCGCACGCGAGGCTGCAAGAAGAATGTCTTGCAGCAATAACCTGAAACAGATCGCGTTAGCGGTTCACAACTATGAAAGTACGTTCAAAGTCATTCCCGCGATGACGGGTTCGAGCAGTTTTTCAGTGCAAGCCCGAGTGCTACCGTACATCGAGCAGGCAGGGCTGAGCGACCTGATCAACTTTGAGGAACCACTACTCGTGGGGCCTGCTTGGATGGCTCGTTTCAATCCCAAGCAGCGTGATGCGATCACGTCGGTCGTGCCCACCTTTCTCTGTCCAAGCGACGTCGGAGACCCCAATTTTGCAACGGTTTTTGCAGACGGCAGCGAAGGGACGTGCGGCGGGTTGAGCTACATGTTCAGCTACGGCAGTGGCACCGACACGCATTACGACGATCGCTACCGCACCGACGGCATGGTCTGGACCGATTCGTGGGCAGGATTCCGAGATTGTCTCGATGGCACGTCCAATACCGTGCTGATTGCCGAGACGGTGCTCGGGGACCAAACCAGCGGCGTCAGCGAAGCCACGCCCGAAGGTCCACACCGCCGCATCGCCAATTGGGGCAGCACCACGGGCAACGTGGCTCCTAACCCCGGGTTTCTCGATGATGGAACGCTCATCTCCAATCCCGATCTGGACACCATCTACCCGGCTCGCATTACGTCCTACAGTGGCAATCGAGGCCAATCGTGGATTCGTGGTGTGCCGTATGCCACCGTGATCAATGGCTACATGACCCCCAACCACCGTATTCCCGACATCGGAATCCACGGCCGCGGTTTCTTTGCGTCGCGGTCCTATCACTCCGGTGGAAGCATGCACGCGATGTTGGACGGCAGCATCCATTTCCTGACCGATTCGATCGATCGCGACCTGTACCATGCCCTGTTCTCGCGTGATGGACGCGAAGTGGTGGAGGTGCCGAAATGA
- a CDS encoding sigma-70 family RNA polymerase sigma factor produces the protein MTSSFAKKIRSGDFFLVNLFSEAAFMGMHTPNSHSADEATFVGQLTECQLPLMLYVRALMPGDHAASDVIQQTNTKIWEKRADFEPGTNFKAWAFAIARFEVLNHRKQQARDARLRFSDELEVTVADELVALDDDLLQRHAALRECMKSLKPESRELLMCRYASAESLAEFSKRVGRSVGGIKVTLHRLRTKLADCIEQRLVATGEME, from the coding sequence GTGACTTCCTCTTTCGCCAAGAAAATTCGCAGCGGCGACTTTTTTCTTGTTAACCTTTTCTCTGAGGCGGCATTTATGGGTATGCACACGCCCAATTCTCACTCTGCCGATGAAGCGACGTTTGTGGGACAGCTGACTGAATGTCAACTGCCTTTGATGCTGTACGTCCGTGCATTGATGCCGGGCGATCATGCGGCGAGCGATGTGATTCAGCAAACCAATACGAAGATCTGGGAAAAACGAGCCGATTTCGAGCCCGGAACCAATTTCAAAGCCTGGGCCTTTGCGATTGCCCGTTTTGAAGTGTTGAACCATCGAAAACAACAGGCCCGGGATGCTCGTTTGCGATTTTCCGACGAGCTCGAGGTCACGGTGGCGGATGAATTGGTCGCTCTGGATGATGATCTGTTGCAGCGACATGCTGCGCTGCGGGAATGCATGAAGTCGCTCAAACCCGAGAGCCGTGAACTGTTGATGTGTCGTTATGCGTCGGCTGAATCGTTGGCCGAGTTTTCAAAACGTGTTGGTCGCTCGGTGGGTGGAATCAAGGTGACGCTGCATCGGCTGCGGACCAAGTTGGCAGATTGTATTGAACAGCGACTGGTTGCGACAGGAGAAATGGAATGA
- a CDS encoding LamG-like jellyroll fold domain-containing protein, translating to MTPDERSTLLDSLLDGDISEADFLRLEAELIVDAEVRQEYYRRLQLGVLLEREAAESLLDPSVHAAAVLDTATDPAIEHATNDTSAARIKSSRMMLLAGTLLAIAASVFVVVPLIRGASEPQDLVAWDPNAATNSERVSRPESEPSASGFAILSGQSEAVWEGVAIGSGGLLPGGELHLKSGLVHLELFSGVQVVVQGEAIFSIDSPMQISMTRGRARAQVPNAAHGFRIKTAAGEVVDLGTEFAVDVTDDRSSVQVVDGEVELRPQGMTAVADSLRLLEGESVELMSDGQVSQTQTADLNLVGPVAFQKELAQSQSNRLQQWQAASERMRTDPRLIAHYQVDPSAEWSRQLVNLAAGRRDVASDGAVVAAQRVTDRWGRSGAALDFSRTGSRVRLDVPGSHRGLTLYCWVKINSLDRWYNSLFLTDGHEEREPHWQIMDDGRMFFSVKAPLAESQEEQSFSHKIYYSEPIWDTSLSGRWIMLATVYDVDAQQVIHYLNGKPVSREAIPAESLSEVIKIGPASICNWSQPMYRTDATFVVRNLNGVMDEFAMFSGALSPQEISEIYKVGDPY from the coding sequence ATGACCCCTGACGAACGATCTACATTGCTCGATTCGCTTCTGGATGGTGACATCAGCGAAGCCGATTTTCTCAGACTCGAAGCTGAGTTGATCGTCGATGCAGAAGTGCGACAAGAATATTACCGACGGTTGCAGTTGGGCGTGCTACTTGAACGCGAAGCCGCCGAGTCGTTATTGGATCCGAGCGTCCACGCGGCCGCGGTCCTCGATACTGCGACGGATCCAGCGATTGAGCACGCGACGAACGACACTTCTGCGGCTCGAATCAAATCATCCCGTATGATGCTGTTGGCTGGTACCTTGCTTGCCATCGCGGCCAGTGTGTTTGTCGTGGTGCCATTGATTCGTGGTGCCAGCGAACCGCAAGATCTTGTCGCTTGGGATCCCAACGCGGCCACGAATTCCGAGCGAGTGAGCCGTCCCGAGAGTGAGCCATCGGCGAGCGGGTTTGCCATTTTAAGTGGTCAAAGCGAGGCCGTTTGGGAGGGAGTCGCCATCGGTAGCGGTGGTTTGTTGCCCGGGGGCGAATTGCATTTGAAATCTGGTTTGGTGCACCTCGAATTGTTCAGTGGTGTGCAGGTGGTCGTTCAGGGTGAGGCGATTTTTTCAATCGACTCGCCCATGCAAATCAGTATGACTCGTGGACGGGCGCGAGCTCAGGTGCCCAATGCTGCTCACGGTTTTCGTATCAAGACGGCTGCTGGCGAAGTCGTTGACTTGGGGACTGAGTTTGCGGTGGATGTCACCGACGATCGCTCGAGTGTGCAAGTCGTGGATGGCGAAGTCGAATTGCGGCCGCAAGGAATGACCGCGGTGGCGGATTCGCTGCGGCTTTTGGAGGGCGAGTCGGTGGAACTAATGTCCGATGGCCAAGTTTCGCAAACTCAAACAGCGGATCTGAATCTCGTTGGCCCCGTCGCGTTTCAAAAAGAGCTTGCTCAGTCGCAGTCGAATCGTTTGCAGCAGTGGCAAGCTGCCAGCGAACGGATGCGGACCGATCCTCGGCTGATTGCTCATTATCAAGTGGATCCAAGTGCAGAATGGTCTCGACAATTGGTCAACCTTGCCGCCGGACGCCGCGACGTTGCATCGGATGGTGCGGTGGTCGCCGCCCAGCGGGTCACCGACCGCTGGGGGCGTAGCGGAGCCGCGCTGGATTTCAGCCGGACTGGCAGCCGGGTGCGTTTGGATGTTCCAGGCTCGCACCGAGGCTTGACTCTGTATTGTTGGGTGAAAATCAACAGCCTGGACCGTTGGTACAACTCGTTGTTTCTGACCGATGGTCACGAAGAACGCGAGCCGCATTGGCAAATCATGGACGACGGCCGCATGTTCTTTTCGGTGAAGGCACCGCTAGCGGAGTCGCAAGAAGAACAAAGCTTTTCGCACAAAATTTATTACTCCGAACCCATTTGGGACACCTCGCTCAGCGGTCGCTGGATCATGTTGGCGACGGTCTATGACGTCGATGCTCAACAAGTGATTCACTATCTAAATGGAAAACCGGTCAGTCGTGAAGCGATTCCTGCGGAGTCGTTATCCGAGGTGATCAAGATTGGCCCAGCCTCGATCTGCAATTGGAGCCAACCGATGTATCGCACCGATGCCACGTTTGTGGTGCGGAATCTGAATGGGGTGATGGACGAATTTGCAATGTTCTCGGGAGCATTGTCGCCGCAAGAAATCAGCGAAATTTATAAGGTGGGAGATCCCTATTGA
- a CDS encoding PSD1 and planctomycete cytochrome C domain-containing protein, with the protein MIRNIRIVPLLAALVIGVGLTSTLLADESAEREFTLKVLPLLKDKCLGCHGADPDDLKGEFSVLTRADMMRGGESEEPSVVPGKPDEGTLIDAITWTTLEMPPKENDRLTEQQIAVVRRWIENGAPWPDEAAQARYREEERQQAVTDEGVIVTTSGGTSSEWTHRRYKPEDLWSFAPLKDKNELLPASVDAAEAIDFFIDRKLVQADLKAAGEASPEDLVRRATLDLTGLLPMPEEVDAFVAAWNTDPQAAWSELVDRLLDSPAYGEHWARHWFDVTRYADTGGMANDFERSNMWRYRDYVIRSFNNDKPYNEFVVEQIAGDELADESVRARSKGNEVAVKKAQLNGDYTPEEAEWIIATGFLRLGPWDNAMIEADEARQIFLDDLVNITGQTFLSTTMRCCKCHDHKFDPLPTRDYYRMYAAFAATHMAERNVPLLDVESREQFEEGRAHVQKMLDFAVAEKTRLVNKREAAARKWFEEHNLPYKDEEQRKNLPDEEKPERHVGLDHVEQGQLKVREQDEWIWTRRLERYKPMAQSVYNAEFAKLPWNGARKLRITPDKKKESLVNHILVGGALTALGDPVSPGVLSAVSVPVDPQTDDPYLLTDSVDGRRLGLARWIAHPENALAQRSIVNRIWQYHFGVGLAANANNFGGKGAKPSHPDLLDYLAGDFVENGWTIKRMHRKIMMSDVYKRSTIPVDAEQIAESDPDNKLLSYFPRRRLSAEELRDSILLITGELQQCDGGLPISPEINMEVALQPRMIQFSLAPSYQPSRTPELRNRRTIYAYHVRGLADPFTELFNQPNPNDSCELRETASVTPQVFTLLNSDTMTDRSIALALRLERECKTLAEQIDRAFRLTLGRHATDDEQQQLSRYVKDMHVYHQSVDPEPVEYPTVITQSLVEEFSGQPFQYEEILPVFERYERDKKAADVSDQTRALADMCLLLLNTNEFMYVD; encoded by the coding sequence ATGATCCGTAACATTCGAATTGTTCCTCTGTTGGCGGCGCTGGTAATCGGCGTCGGGTTGACCAGCACGCTGCTGGCCGATGAGTCGGCGGAGCGCGAGTTCACGTTGAAGGTGTTGCCGCTGCTGAAAGACAAGTGTCTTGGTTGCCATGGCGCGGACCCCGATGACCTCAAAGGCGAATTCAGTGTGCTGACGCGTGCCGATATGATGCGTGGTGGTGAATCCGAAGAACCCTCGGTCGTTCCCGGCAAACCGGACGAAGGGACGCTGATCGACGCGATCACGTGGACCACGCTAGAGATGCCTCCCAAAGAAAATGACCGTTTGACCGAACAGCAAATTGCCGTTGTTCGCCGCTGGATCGAAAACGGAGCTCCTTGGCCTGATGAAGCGGCTCAAGCACGTTATCGCGAGGAGGAACGCCAGCAAGCGGTGACCGACGAAGGCGTGATCGTTACGACCAGTGGTGGGACGTCAAGCGAATGGACTCATCGACGCTACAAACCCGAAGACCTTTGGTCGTTTGCGCCCCTAAAAGACAAAAACGAGTTGTTGCCTGCATCGGTGGATGCTGCCGAGGCGATCGATTTTTTCATCGACAGAAAACTTGTCCAGGCGGACCTGAAGGCTGCCGGCGAAGCGAGTCCCGAAGACCTCGTGCGTCGCGCCACTTTGGACCTGACCGGGTTGTTGCCAATGCCCGAAGAGGTCGACGCGTTTGTCGCCGCTTGGAATACCGATCCGCAGGCCGCTTGGAGCGAATTGGTGGATCGATTGCTTGACAGTCCGGCCTATGGCGAGCACTGGGCTCGACATTGGTTTGACGTGACTCGCTATGCCGATACCGGTGGGATGGCGAACGATTTTGAACGCTCCAACATGTGGCGATATCGCGACTACGTGATTCGCTCGTTCAACAACGACAAACCGTACAACGAGTTCGTGGTCGAGCAAATTGCCGGTGATGAACTGGCCGACGAATCGGTGCGAGCTCGCAGTAAAGGCAACGAAGTGGCCGTCAAGAAAGCTCAGCTCAATGGTGACTACACGCCGGAAGAAGCCGAGTGGATTATCGCCACAGGCTTTTTGCGACTCGGGCCTTGGGATAACGCGATGATCGAAGCGGACGAGGCTCGCCAAATTTTCTTGGATGACCTTGTCAACATTACCGGACAGACCTTTTTGTCCACCACGATGCGGTGCTGCAAATGTCACGATCATAAATTCGACCCACTCCCGACACGAGATTACTACCGCATGTACGCGGCATTTGCGGCGACGCATATGGCCGAGCGCAACGTGCCGTTGTTGGATGTCGAGAGCCGCGAGCAGTTCGAGGAAGGACGCGCTCATGTCCAGAAGATGCTCGATTTTGCGGTTGCGGAAAAGACACGCTTGGTGAACAAACGCGAAGCCGCAGCACGCAAATGGTTCGAAGAGCACAATCTGCCGTACAAGGACGAAGAGCAGCGAAAGAATCTGCCCGACGAAGAGAAGCCGGAACGGCACGTCGGGCTGGATCACGTCGAGCAAGGTCAGTTAAAAGTTCGCGAGCAGGATGAATGGATCTGGACTCGCCGGCTTGAACGTTACAAGCCGATGGCGCAAAGCGTCTACAATGCCGAGTTTGCAAAATTGCCTTGGAACGGGGCTCGCAAATTGCGAATCACTCCGGACAAGAAAAAAGAATCACTTGTTAATCACATCTTGGTTGGCGGTGCACTGACGGCATTGGGGGACCCTGTGTCACCAGGCGTATTGAGTGCGGTTTCGGTACCGGTTGATCCCCAGACGGATGATCCTTATTTGCTAACCGATTCGGTGGATGGCCGACGATTGGGGCTCGCTCGCTGGATCGCGCATCCTGAGAACGCATTGGCCCAGCGCTCGATCGTCAATCGTATTTGGCAGTACCATTTCGGAGTCGGCTTGGCTGCAAACGCAAACAATTTTGGTGGCAAGGGCGCCAAGCCGTCGCACCCGGATTTGCTTGATTATCTCGCTGGCGACTTTGTCGAGAACGGTTGGACGATCAAGCGGATGCATCGCAAAATCATGATGTCCGACGTCTACAAACGTTCGACGATTCCGGTGGATGCCGAACAGATTGCTGAAAGTGATCCCGACAACAAATTGCTCTCCTATTTCCCTCGCCGCCGTCTGAGTGCCGAGGAATTGCGAGATTCGATTTTGTTGATTACGGGCGAACTGCAACAATGTGACGGTGGTTTGCCGATCAGTCCCGAGATCAATATGGAAGTGGCGCTGCAGCCGCGAATGATCCAGTTCTCGTTGGCGCCGTCCTATCAACCATCGCGGACCCCCGAGTTGCGAAACCGCCGAACGATCTATGCGTACCATGTGCGGGGACTCGCGGATCCGTTCACCGAATTGTTTAACCAACCGAATCCAAACGATTCGTGTGAGTTGCGCGAGACGGCTTCGGTGACACCGCAAGTCTTTACGCTGCTCAATAGTGACACGATGACGGATCGTTCGATTGCCTTGGCGCTGCGGTTGGAACGCGAGTGCAAGACGCTAGCCGAACAAATCGACCGTGCGTTTCGTTTGACCCTAGGTCGTCACGCGACCGACGATGAACAACAACAGCTATCGCGTTATGTCAAAGACATGCATGTGTATCATCAATCGGTCGATCCTGAGCCGGTCGAATATCCGACGGTCATCACTCAGTCGTTGGTCGAAGAGTTTTCGGGCCAACCGTTCCAGTACGAAGAGATCTTGCCGGTCTTTGAACGTTACGAACGCGATAAAAAAGCAGCGGATGTTTCGGACCAAACGCGTGCACTGGCCGACATGTGCTTGCTGTTACTCAATACCAACGAGTTCATGTACGTCGACTAA
- a CDS encoding DUF1501 domain-containing protein — MLNANRRSFLYGLGATLGSVALTDLMAAETAKATSAGPLAPKPPMHPAKAKNVIMLFMEGGPGHMDTFDPKPELTRLHKSESKLTAGQETGFKFFVGSPFGFNKVGDNGIDMCDQWKYLSDPYVANELCNYRGCQAESLNHPEALFHMNTGSRLGGDPALGAWSTYGLGTENQNLPGYVVMTEMALPQGGPGNWSNGFLPPYYQGTRLRPQGSPILDLAPQQFKSREHQRRALDELAQLNAQHLASLGAEDEKLNARMESYELAFRMQTEVPGVIDLAKEDAKTLEMYGLNDSETETFGRQCLMARRLVESGVRFVQIFSGGWDSHDYLERGHTARIKSVDKGMAALIRDLKQRGMLEDTLVIWTGEFGRTPDNNKRGGVYSLGRGHNNQAMTMLMAGGGVKPGIVGATDELGSSAVECVHPIRDLHVTLLHLLGLDDNKLTYFHGGRYKQLSQFGGEVIHELIA, encoded by the coding sequence ATGTTAAACGCAAACCGACGATCCTTTTTGTACGGTCTTGGGGCAACCTTGGGCAGCGTTGCCTTGACCGACTTGATGGCGGCTGAAACGGCGAAAGCGACGTCTGCTGGGCCGCTGGCTCCGAAACCACCGATGCATCCGGCCAAAGCCAAGAACGTCATCATGTTGTTCATGGAAGGCGGCCCGGGGCACATGGATACCTTTGATCCCAAGCCCGAGTTGACTCGACTGCATAAATCCGAATCCAAGTTGACCGCAGGTCAAGAAACGGGATTCAAGTTCTTTGTCGGCAGCCCGTTTGGGTTCAACAAGGTTGGCGACAACGGGATCGACATGTGCGATCAATGGAAATACCTTTCCGACCCCTACGTGGCCAACGAGTTGTGCAACTACCGCGGTTGCCAAGCGGAATCGCTAAACCACCCCGAGGCGTTGTTCCACATGAACACCGGCAGCCGTTTGGGAGGCGACCCGGCATTAGGAGCTTGGTCGACCTACGGTCTGGGGACCGAGAACCAGAATTTGCCGGGATACGTGGTGATGACCGAAATGGCGTTGCCTCAAGGCGGACCGGGTAACTGGAGTAACGGTTTCTTGCCGCCTTACTACCAAGGCACTCGGTTGCGTCCGCAAGGCTCGCCGATCTTGGACCTTGCACCGCAGCAGTTCAAATCACGCGAGCATCAGCGGCGAGCGCTCGATGAGTTGGCACAGCTGAACGCTCAGCATTTGGCGTCGTTGGGCGCCGAAGACGAGAAGCTCAACGCGCGAATGGAAAGCTACGAGTTGGCGTTCCGAATGCAGACCGAAGTACCCGGGGTGATCGATCTGGCCAAGGAAGATGCGAAGACGCTGGAGATGTACGGACTGAATGATTCGGAAACCGAGACATTCGGACGTCAATGCTTGATGGCGCGTCGCTTGGTTGAAAGCGGTGTTCGCTTTGTGCAAATCTTCAGCGGCGGTTGGGACAGCCACGATTATCTCGAGCGGGGTCACACCGCACGGATCAAGAGTGTCGATAAGGGAATGGCCGCGCTGATCCGCGATCTGAAGCAACGTGGAATGTTAGAAGACACGTTGGTGATTTGGACCGGCGAATTTGGACGTACGCCCGATAACAACAAACGCGGCGGCGTTTATTCGCTTGGACGCGGTCACAACAATCAAGCGATGACGATGTTGATGGCGGGTGGCGGAGTCAAACCAGGCATCGTGGGTGCGACCGATGAACTCGGTTCGTCGGCCGTCGAGTGCGTTCACCCGATCCGCGACTTGCACGTCACGCTGTTGCACTTGTTGGGACTCGATGACAACAAGCTGACCTACTTTCACGGCGGCCGCTACAAACAGTTAAGCCAGTTTGGCGGCGAAGTGATCCACGAACTGATCGCCTAG
- a CDS encoding fatty acid desaturase: MPTNATSSAEFSFTESRHLIGDLFRPHAWIYWVDFVLTYAAGAYCFTQVSGGPIYARHQGFQGTFHQTFFFFASVLLFYRASLFIHEVVHQRNNERLKWFRIVWNLVCGIPFLIPSFVYYTHIDHHRRKHYGTDQDGEYLPLEHQQGWQILFYLSWCLIIPIVAVVRFLILTPLAWVIPGFRSFVHQHASSMVMDPTYIRPLPTKKTLKIIYIQEFGCFLWSLAIVVIAPLAVGQWPTPFLIHAYLLSVCIIFLNSIRTIGSHRWSNAGDEMTFLDQLLDSVNYPHNAWITELWGPVGTRFHALHHLFPSLPYHALPEAHRRLMKSLPANSPYRQTEERSLTAAIINLVRRNRQTTMHAASHHA; the protein is encoded by the coding sequence ATGCCAACCAACGCAACCAGTTCCGCTGAATTCTCGTTCACCGAAAGCCGTCACCTGATTGGCGATCTATTTCGGCCGCATGCCTGGATCTATTGGGTCGACTTTGTCTTGACGTATGCGGCGGGGGCCTACTGTTTCACCCAAGTATCGGGGGGCCCGATCTACGCGCGTCATCAGGGATTTCAGGGGACGTTCCACCAAACGTTTTTCTTTTTTGCTTCGGTGCTGCTGTTCTATCGTGCTTCGTTGTTCATTCACGAAGTCGTGCACCAACGCAACAACGAACGGCTGAAGTGGTTCCGGATCGTGTGGAATTTGGTATGCGGAATCCCGTTTCTGATCCCCTCGTTCGTGTACTACACGCACATTGATCATCATCGCCGCAAACACTATGGCACCGATCAAGATGGCGAATACCTGCCGCTAGAACACCAACAAGGCTGGCAGATCCTGTTCTACCTTTCGTGGTGTTTGATCATTCCCATCGTCGCCGTGGTCCGCTTTCTCATCCTCACCCCTCTGGCCTGGGTGATCCCTGGATTCCGATCGTTTGTCCATCAACATGCGTCGTCGATGGTGATGGATCCGACCTACATTCGACCGCTGCCGACGAAGAAGACGCTGAAGATCATCTACATCCAAGAGTTTGGCTGTTTCCTTTGGAGCTTGGCGATCGTCGTGATCGCACCGTTGGCGGTGGGGCAATGGCCGACGCCGTTCCTGATTCATGCCTACCTGTTGTCGGTCTGCATCATCTTTTTGAATTCAATTCGCACGATTGGATCGCACCGCTGGTCCAACGCGGGCGACGAGATGACGTTTTTGGATCAACTGCTTGATTCGGTCAACTATCCACACAATGCTTGGATCACCGAATTGTGGGGCCCGGTGGGAACTCGCTTTCACGCGCTGCATCATTTGTTTCCCTCGCTGCCCTACCACGCGTTGCCCGAGGCACACCGGCGGTTGATGAAATCGCTACCCGCGAATTCACCTTATCGGCAAACCGAAGAACGATCGCTGACCGCTGCGATCATCAATTTGGTCAGACGAAATCGTCAAACGACGATGCACGCCGCAAGCCATCACGCGTAA